The Microtus ochrogaster isolate Prairie Vole_2 chromosome 10, MicOch1.0, whole genome shotgun sequence genome contains the following window.
GATGACAGGGAGGAGCAAAGACCAGCTGGGGCCCAAGCTGTGTGGGCAGAATGGCCATAATCATGGGGATAAGGCTGCAGGAGGACTTGACCACTGCGGTGGTCGATGGGACTCTAAATCAAATGCTCATGACACCTGGAAAAAGTGGAGAGGATGGGACATGTGCAGTTTCCATAGCAATGGGAGTGCAGTGAGTCAGGGGTGGCCTGTGGTGCTCTGGAGACCCttcccctctgcttctgcctcatcaGTGGGGCTGTGGGGAGCCCTAGGGTGTGACCGGAGGAATTGTGGCCATCATCACGCTTGTCAATGAAGACAGTTACTTGGCAGGGACAGGGTGACTAAGAAGAGGCTGTGGGAGGGTTTTCCCCGGAGGTGTACATGGATGGATTCTCAGAAGGATGTGAGAAAAGCCTCCCACTTTGTCTCTGTAGTCAGGGGGACCTCTGTAAGTGACCTGTCTTCAGTGAGTGACTGCATCAGCTACGAAGCACTAAGGTAGACCGCCCTGAGCACTggagagtgggggagagagacatgcatgtgtgtcccCCTCTTCTGATGCCTCCGCAGGGCACAGCTCCTCAGGGAAGAGGGCTTTGTGGGGGCCCAAGACCAGGCTAGAGCCTGACAGAGATAGGCAGCTTGTATCCATCAGTGGAAAGAAAATACGTCTCCCCCAGACCCTGCTGACTTGACCCTGGGTGCGCAGTAGCCTGTGTCCACCCCACAACTGTGGCTGCAGAAGGACCCCAAGCAGGTGGCCCAGCAGACTGATGGATCCCTATGTCTCCAGGGCCAAGACCTTTGGCACTTCAGTTGGGTACCCAGTGTCAGTTGGGCAGGGAGAGGCTGCTGTACGGTGGGGCCCATGTCAGTGGGTACCATCGCCCCGCTCCAGTGCAGACAGGCCTGAGGGAACCCCGAGATTGGCAGGAAGCGGAAATCCATTTCTTCCTCCCACGTGTCTGCTGAGTGTCCTCACACTCTCTGAGGATCCAGCGGCAAGCGAAGCAAACTGGCTGCCCTCTGGAACTATGCTAGACAGCGACACCCACTGTCGGTAAAGCAGGGAAGGGCAGGTATGCAGGTGACGCGGCCTTAGctagaggggtgggggaggggtatcTTAGTGTCTCCTCCCAGTGCTGTAATAAAGCAACACTGTGAAATCAGCTGAGAGGAGGAGGGGCTTAACCTGGTCCATCAGTTCAAGGTGCACCCATCACAGTGGGGAGTCAGGCAGCCAGAGCCGGAAGTAGCTGGCCATGTATGCCGAGTCAGAAGGGAGCCCTGAGAGCAGCCAAACTTCTGCTCagccctccctctgcccttgtaCAGTCTGGGATCCCCTGCCCAGGAAATGGCCCCACCCATGACTGAGATGGGTATTCCCACACCAATTAACAAATCATGTTAaaactctctgtgtgtgcactacGTGAGAGGGGTCAGAGAGAGCTGGTCCTTTCGTTCTGCCACCAGGGCCTTGGGATCGAACTCAGATTAGTGGGCTTGGTGGCAAACCCATCTCAACCTGCtgacccatctcaccagcctgtttgcatcaattaatgtaatcaagacaatccctcagaGGCATGCGCTAAGGTCCAGACTCCTAgatcattctttttattattattattattattattattattattattattattattatttatttggtttttcgagacaggatttctctgtagctttggagcctgtcctggaactagctcttatagaccaggttggcctcgaactcacaaagatccaccttcttctgccttctgagtgctgggattaaaagcatgtgtcaccaacGCCCTCCTAGATCTTTCCTGATGCTCTCGATTAACCTTAACCGTCTGTGGAGGGTAGCTGAAAAGGTGGTGTTTAAACAGAGCCCTAAAGTCTGAGGGTGTgagccttgtggatgctgggggcAGGCTTTCAGCTACAAGGAGGTTTTGAGGCAGAAAGGCTTGGCATCTTCATGAACCAGAAGGGAGGACCATGTGGTTAGAGCAGAGAGACTTGGAGGCAGGGGCCCCCAGTTCCACTGGTAAGGGGTCCCCCGAGCAGACATTCCAGTCTCGGCCTCACACGGCCACGCTCTGAGCCCCTGTCGCTTCCCCTGTTTCCTTAGTGATGTGCCCAAGGGTGCCAATACCTTTGGGGTGTCTGGGAGCTCTGAAGTGAAGATCTACATGGTCTATGATCCCGCACGGGTGGCAGAGCCCACAGGCCGGGCCCACTGGCCCCTGGACGCCAACGTGGATGTGGTTGTGGTGGCGGACAAAGTCAGTAAGGACTTAAATGACCTCAAGGTAAGCATAACTCAGGCTAGCTTATATCCCATTCTGTGTCATCTTGGAAACATCCCTACAGAGACCCAGACCTCATGCACCCCGACATCACACAGCTCACGGGAACAACCTGGTCACCCCCAAGGTCCACATGGAGACCAAGACCCATAGCCCACCTCATCCACCCCGACATCACACAGCACACGGGAACAACCTGGTCACCCCCAAGGTCCACATGGAGACCAAGACCCATAGCCCACCTCATCCACCCCGACATCACACAGCACACGGGAACAACCTGGTCACCCCTCAGATCCACACAGCTCTGTTACTCCCCCCAGTTGCCCACAAACATCTGTGCTCCCCCAGCAGGAGTCCGTGGCCAcactcatatgaactcacacgGGACCCCAGCACACCCAGTCAAGCCTCCACATGCACCCAGAAAGCCACCTCTGGGCTGACCCCTCCCTGCTGACCCTAGTTTCTCCCACACATGATGTTCCTTCAACTCCTGGATGGGACAGAGTAGGACCTTTGTGTGGCTCTGCACATGGTGGCCTGTGGCAACCCTCCCTGGACAGAATCCTGCCACGTGGGTCAAGTGGGATAGGGGTGGGAGTCTGGACTTTGGCAAAATCCTGACATTCACTGTGTTCACGGAACCAGAGTGGTCATTCCCTCAGTACGGAGACTGAACGATGCCAAGGGAGGTCAAACTGCCTAGGCCAGCAGGGACAGtggcccctctgtctgtctctctcatgtcCAGAAGGTCCTGGAGCTACCATACCCTCTCTGTTTCCCTGctcctttctcctcaaattgcTTGGCACCCTGGAACAGCACCCCAGGTCATAACTGCCAAAGAgctttgcctctgcctcaaaacagaGTTGTAGGTGTGGCCCCCACGTCCCCTGCCTAGACCACTCTCAGGACTGACTTAAAACAGAGTTGTAGGTGTGGCCCCCATGTCCCCTGCTTTGACTTCTCAGGATTAACTTCCTTCCACAGGTGAAGGTGTCTTACTTCGAGTCCCCGGAGGCTCGCGCCCTGGGTCACAGTGTGCTCTACCTCACTAGTGTTGGTGAGTTCTGCTTCTGCCGGGCTGTGGACATGGTAGCTATTGGAGCGTGGTGAAGGTGAAGTGGAGCCAGCcacctctcccctctgcctcctgggaacaCCAAACTTCTCCAGGACCACAGGGATGGAGACCCAACCATGCTTAGGGCGATAGTCTAGAAATGTTATCGCTACCCGCTTGAGCCACAGCGGCTTCCTCACCGGAGTCCCACATGTCTCTGGATCCCTGAGATCCAACTAGGACCACAAAGAGCCACGCGCTTCTCCCATCCAGAGCCAATGGCAGCTTCCCCTGAAGACAACAGACCCTGACCATGGGTCCCCAGTGACTACAGTTAAAGGCGCCCTGTGTGTGGCATAGAAACTCAGGGTCATAGTCACCCAATACACATGGCCAAGCCAGTGACTTGTGTCCCTCCAACACCAGATCCACCAGTGCCATTCTAGACGGAGCCCCAGGGCCAGCATGTGGGCTCCCAGATCTCGAGTCTCCAGAGTTGGGCTCCTCATCAGCTGGGGTGGGAGTCAAGATGGCTGGGCCTACCATCACAGGGAGAGACAGGTGACCTGTCTGACCTTTGCAGATGTGTCCCTTGATGCTGACACAGGCCGAACAGGCAAGGTGAAGAAAGGCTCCAGTGACAAGGTGAGACGCTGGGTACCCCGAGAGTGTGGAGCTGGAGCTGACAGGCAGACCTGGGTGATGCTGGCACTGTTCATGGGAGGATGGCCAAACTGGCTCAAGTGAGCAGTAGCTTAGGTCATGTCAGACATGCTGTGTGGCTCTTGGGAAAACACTTACCCCTTCTGGTCTGTCTTATTCTGCTTGCTGCAGTTTCTACtcaggggtggggggtgagaaCCCCTAAACATGGCAGGTGTTTCACAAAAGGCTATTGAGCAACTGGATGACCTCTTTTCGGTAGAGGGGGCTGTGGCATTCAGCTACAGCTAGGCCATGAAGAATGAAGGAAGATGGCCTTGTCCCCTGGGAAGCATGTAGTCCATGTGGGGCAGGAAGTACAGTTTGTAGGGAAAGATCCAGAGAGTCGGCCTGGATCTCGAGGCACTCTGTACAAGACAGGGCAGGATGCCCAACTGAAAGGCTGTGTGTTCACCCTGCACAAGGTCGTTCGGGGATTGTAGGCAGGGACTCCCATGAAAACCATGGCATGGACCCTGGCACAGGGTGCCATCTACTCAGAGGAGTGGGTATGGGTGCCATGGAAGCCAGCAATGGGCTTGTGCCATCccagagacctgggtttgaaGATTAACTGTGCAACCTAAGGGTTTCCTCCCCAGAGTTTCTCTTTACTTTCCTGCCAAATGGAGAAAACTTACTGGGTATTGGGGACAGTAGCGACCCCAGAGTCAGGTAGCTTGGTGCTCAGCCTGGAAGGCCCTGCAAGGCCCTTATGAATGTTAGgtccaggagaatgctggaatgGGAGAGACTTCTTCATAGAATCAAGATGAAGTGACCTCTGTCTTAATGTGGCCATTTCTGTACGTGGTGACGTCACCCTGCTCCTCCACTATGGGTGCTGGGCAGAGCCATGTGGTGACATCACCCTGCtcctctgatgtgggtgctgggcagagCCATGTGGTGACGTCACCCTGCtcctctgatgtgggtgctgggcagagCCATGTGGTGACGTCACCCTGCtcctctgatgtgggtgctgggcagagCCATGTGGTGATGTCACCCTGCtcctctgatgtgggtgctgggcagagCCACTGCATACAGTCACACAGGTTGTTCACTGCACAAATATGGCCATCTCTGGGCCTGAGCCTTACTAATAAAGTTCTGCTTCCCGTGTCCACAGTCCTTCTTTAAATCTTGGAACAAACCCAGAATATGAAAGTTTCTGGGCTGACCACTGAGCTAACCCAAGTTTCCCATGTGCCACAGAAAACCTGGCGTTGGGGCTCCGGGGGCTCTGGGGCCATCCTGTTGGTGAACTGTGACAGAGACGTCCGTGGGTCCAGGGAGGACCTGCATGCCAGCCATTTGAGGTCGCTGGAGGGTGAGTGACAGCAGAcgtgggaggtgaggagggagggaaagagggggtcTTGTGTATCAGGCTTTCTTTTGAGCCACCAAACAGCTCTCAAATCAAGATGCAGAGGCTTCTTACAGTTATGGATGCTcggcctagcttaggctcatcTCTTGCTAGCTCAgatcttaacctgtttctcttcatctgtgttttgccttggggctttttacctttctttccttctgtatatcttcctttcactgcttctggccccaggcatcttctctctctctctctctctctctctctctctctctctctctctctccctccctctttctgcccACTCCTCTcatcctctccttcttctccctaggtttctcctcctacttattctctgcccaccagccccgcTTATccatctcctgcctagctattggctattcagcttgttattagaccaatcaggtgccttggaCAGTCCAGGTGAAACAAAtggagcacatctttacatagttaaacacacGTCTGTATAtggttaaacaaatacagcataaacaactGTAACAGACCTTTACGCAGAGTAAtattccgcagcataaacaaatgtaacacatctttgcctagttaaaacaatattccacaacagtcttGGGTGGGGCGTTTGTCTCAGAAGTCACTCTCCCAGACCTGCAGGACATGTCCCCAATGGTGCTGAGCTGCGGTGGCCCGGATGAGCTCTTTGAAAGCCACAAGCTGGTCTTGAAGGTGTCTTTGCCCGATTCCAGGAGGCTGAGGGTCTTCTGTGCCCGAGGTGAGTGGTGGTGGTTTGTCTCATCCCTGTCCTCCTtccctggctctctgcctctgtcacctTTTTGTAACTCATTGTGGTTTGTGTGACTCCTCCCGGGGACACAGTATGGCAGCCAAGGATGGGGCCCAATTGCCGGTCCCATTGCACAGAGGGAGAAACTGAAGCCCAGACACACAAAGTCACAGCCGCACAGtcaggtggggtggagggagagttCCAAGCCCTGCTTCTTGGGCACCTAGGCCCCTCCCTGACCCCACGTGATTTGCTGGCTCCTCTAGGCAGTAGGCTAGCACCAAACTCTTGCTGTCTGGGGGCCCCACCCAAGCAGTCAAGGAGAGGCAGGGGGCCTTGGAGGCTAGAACCTGGCTTCAAATCCTGGCTGAATTGTTAGATTCTTTTAATCAGAATCTGTGGCTTTAGTGGCCTGGGGTGCAATCTAGTGGTGATGTATTTAATCACCCCAATAAAAATCCAACCACAGCAGAAGCCACTCCTGTCTTCCGTCCCACAAATGAGATTCGTCCATTATGTGGCATGCACGCGTGCTTCATTGCTTTCTGTGGGTGGAGAAGAGCGCGTCTACGGACGCACTTTATTGGGTAGAATCCGTTTATAGCCGCTATGGACAGACATTTGGGTCTTCATCACCTTTGGGGCCAGATGCTTTTCTCTAGTTATCCGCTATACAGTTCACCTGAGGCTCTGAGAGGCTGAGACGTGGGCCAAGGTCACTGCTTGGGCAGTTTCCGGCCCAGACGACCCTGTCCCCACCTTGGGCTGACCCTCTTCTCCTTAGGTGGGACCTCCCTCTCCAACTACAAGCAGGTGCTAGGACCCCATCACGAGGTCTATGAGGTGGAGCGGCACCCCGGGGAGAGCGACATTCAGTTCTATGTGGAAGGGCTCGCCTTCCCTGACACCAGTTTCTCAGGGTTGATCTCTCTCAGTATCAGCCTGGTAAGCACAGAGGTGAGCGCTAGATGGGGGCCGGGTCAGGGGAGGGCGTGGTCAGGTGAGGGGCGTGGTCAGGGGAGGGGCGTGGGGAACAGAGGGCAGCCTGGAGCCCACAAAGTCACAGAGCGCTCCTCTCACCCAGGCCCTCTCCGAGGTGTCGCTCTTCACAGACAGTGTGACCTTCCGAGTGGCCCCCTGGATCATGACCCCCAACACCCAGCCGCCCCTGGAGCTGTACGTCTGCAGGTGAGCCCTCCCCACAGCCCCACCTTGCACAAACCAGAAGATAAGCGGTAATGCTGGCCAACCCTCACTCAAGGATGGTGTCACAGACCTGAGCTGCCACAGGACCGCAGGAGAGGTCACGCCACTGTCACCAGCACCAGCTCCAAGTCTGCAGGCTCCCCACCTGTTATGGAGGCCCAGACATCTTGAATTCAGTCTGGGAGGTGGGGTGAGGTGTGGCGGTATAGGCCTGTAATCCCTCATTTAGGAGGTTGAAGACTgggagttcaaatccagcctctgCTActtaagaccctatctcaaaacaaacaaacaaacaaacaaaaacccccacaaAATCTGGGTTGTGGGGCTGGACCCTGCATGGTGCCGGGAACTGTAGTGACTTGGCCTTATCCTTCTGAAGTCACTTCTGCATCTTCAGAGGACCTAGGGACCCAGTCACAGGATCCATTGTTGAGTCTTGCCCATTCTGGGTGTTCCTGGTACTTCTGCTATGCCCTAGTATCTAGCGGCCTCTGCTGGTCAACCTTTGAAATACCACAGGTAGGAGTGGCCAGATGCAAATTCATAGGAAGAGGTGTGGCCACTAAAGGCCTTCTGTCCACCTGGATCCGAGAGTGTTCCAGCCTCCTGTCTGCTCAGAGACCTCAGCTTCACTCTCTGCTCTGAGAAGACAAGGCTAGCCCACTTACTCGCCCCTCCATCAGTGGCATCAGCCCCAGGTCACCTCCGTAGCCACCCCAGACTGCCTGCCtgggctagttcaggcaccctgcCTCTCTGGGCTCCCCAGCCTGGCTTTGCCCTGCTCAGGGACCAGTCACCTGGTGTGATCTAGGGACGGGATGCCCATCCACGAGTCTTCCAGTCTCTCCAGGGTAGGGATGGATCTGAGACTCAGCGCCCAGGGACGCAGGGTCTAGCACAGCTGGATTCTCGTCCCAGCGGCAGTCACTGTCCTTGCAGTGTGACAGATGTCCATGGCCGCAATGACAAGTTCCTGGAGGACATGGCCCACCTGGCTCTGAAGGCCAACTGCAAGCTAGTGGTCTGTCCCAGGGTGGACAATCACAACGATCGCTGGATCCAGGTGGGTGAAAGGCTGGTCCAGAGAAGAACGTGGTAGGGGGGGTGGGTGCCTGGGAGTATGGGAGCTCAGGCATATCCGCCTACAAAGCCTGGGGACATGGGCCTGCCTGGCCATGCTAGAGCAATATAAGTCAGAGCTGAAGACCACTCCCCAacaggagccatctctccagtctcctccaGATGCCCTGATGCCGGGCCGGGCCTTCTGGATAGAACCCTGGAGGCCTCCCCCTGCACCCCCCCATGTCCTCCCCAGGACTTGGGTGATGTCATTGTCTGGGGTCAGCTTTCCTGAAAGCCCCTGAGAAGGCCTGCTGTAGATCTTTCTTCCTCACGCAGGACGAGATGGAGTTTGGCTACATCGAGGCCCCTCACAAATCCTTCCCTGTGGTCTTTGACTCCCCGCGAAACAGAGGCCTGAGGGACTTCGCCCTTAAGAAGATCCTGGTGTGTAACCAAGTACacgaggtggggagggaggaagtgggggatgCAGGGCTTTGGTGGCTCCTCTCGTGGGAGCCCTGGTGGAGCCTCATCTGGCCTTTTAGAGTCCGGAGACTGTTGGGGATGGTGACAGCAACCTGGAGAGTGGGTGGCAGGTTCCATCTAAGAATGCAAATTGTATGTAAATCATATGCAAATAGGCACCCACTCCCATTATACTGTCTCCCATCCTGGGAGAGACAGAACAGTAATGTTCTTTGTCAGGGATCATTCTCAGTGGCCGGGGGTCATTCTCAGTGGCCAGGGGTCATTCTCAGTGGCCGGGGGTCATTCTCAATAGGAGTCAACAGAAACAGCAgccctggagaccaggctggctctgagggGCAGCGTACCCTTAGCAAGCTTGCCAGGGACTGTGGTACTCCCTGTGCACAGGATGGCAGCAGCGGCTACTGCCACCACTGAGTTCTGGACAGTGTCCCCTTGTTTTTATGGCTTCCCACACTCAGTCCACAAGACGCTCTGCCTTATTATTAATAACTGTTAATTATAAAGTTTCCTTTTCACTGCCAAGGAAACTGAGACTGGAGAGGTTAAGCAACTTGCCCCCAAGGTAAGGAGCCAGTGGGGCACCCATGCACGAACCCCAACTGGTACCTACAAAGTCTCTGTACCTTACAATTGGTGGCACCTTCTCCTGAGGTGGCTCAGTTTCTGTGGATTTATAGGTCCCAAGTCCCTTCCTGCCGGGACAGTGCAGATCCAGGCGGGAGTTTGGGAATAGGGTGTCTCAAGCCTGTAGCTAGCAGACctgaatgggggtggggatggggtgtagcaagtctttctctgtcctgccagccaattcccaaataactatatggagacttcttattaattatgaaagctctgccttagcttaggcttgtcccactagctcttacaacttaaattaatctgtttctattaatctacattctgccatgtgggttaTAGCTTTTCCCACTCCTCCTGCATATCCTCATTCTCCTGTGTCTGGCTGCCTCTCCGTGTCCTCTCTGgctcagaagtcctgcctaacctcttcctgcctagccattggccacttagctctttattaaaccaatcacggTAACACATCTTCATACCGAGTAAAGGAATATTAGCAATGGGGGAATGAATCCTGCAgggtgagtggggggggggggccagAGCACCCTGGCTCTTGGCTCGGTGACCCCCCTCGGCCTCTGCTCCCTTTGGGTCCATGGCACTCCCTTCCTTTTGGCTTACTGTGGAGGCTGAGCCTGCTGAACTCCTTCTCTTCCTGGTACGTACGTCAGGAGGCCTGAGCCCTCTGTCTTTCCAGCGGCTCACAAGTCTTAATGTGTggggcatttgtgtgtgtgtgagtgagtgtgtgcacgcacatacatgtgGAGACCGGGGGTCATCCTTGGGTGTCATACCTCAAGAGCTGTCcaccatatttctttttcttttcctttctttctttctttctttctttctttctttctttctttctttctttttctttctttctttgtttctttctttgtttctttgtttctttgtttctttctttctttctttctttctttttttgagacagtgtctcctgttCTCCTGTTGGCCTGGGACTTGTCAATTTGGCGAGGCTGACTAGTGAGTCCCAGGGCTTTACCCTGCCTCCCGGCACTGGAATTGCAAGTGTGtggtgctaccacacccaacttttatgtgggtgctgggacagaaACTCAGGCCTTCACGCTAGCGTGGGGAGTGCTTTCTTTACCTCATGAGCCATCGGCCCAGCCCTGATGGGCTCCATTCTCCCTTCATTTTGTATCCATGGTCTCTCTTCCATGCCCATCCACGCACGACTCCTTTAGATGTACGCTGCTTGACCAAGGGCCTGGAAGCTCTCTGCCCACCTCTGGGCACTGACTAGATCTTGAactgctcagtgggtagagagagTTAGGTGAGGAGAACCGGGGAGCAGGCGCCCGGGGTCTTCCCCTCCTGTAAGCGTAGCTCCTTCCCCCTTGACCCTCCTGTCTGTGGGTGCTCTGACGGTGCCTCTCTAGGGTCCTGACTTCGGATACGTGACCCGGGAGATCCAGTACGCAGGTGCCTCTGGCCTGGATTCCTTCGGCAACCTGGATGTGAGCCCACCGGTGAGGGTGGGCAACAAAGAATACCCGCTGGGCAGAATCCTCATCGGTGGCAACTTCCCCAAGTGAGTGGCCTGGGAGGGTGGCGGGTGTGGGAGGATGCAATAACCTCCTCCACGTGGCTCTCCAGACTGGGAGGTGCTCTCCAGAACCCATGGGGAGTGACTATCACAGCACCCAGACTGGGAGGTGCACGGAATGACTGTCACACAGATCGTAAGGTCTCAGGGACAAATTAGTGGCCCAGAGTCTGATAAGGATAATCGCCACATTAAATCAGCATGTCAGAGGCTGGGGATGAGCTCAGCTGATAGGGGCTTGCCTACCACGCGCGAGTCCCTCTGTGGGTTTGATCTCCTATAGTAAGTAAGCCAAGAGTGAAGGCTcacagctgtgatcccagcactggggtgactagaagcaggaggataagaagttcaaggtcatcctcagctcaaggccagcctgggctaatgagaccctgtctgatgGGAGGTAACACACCCTTTGCTACATAAGCAGGGACAGGCTCTTTGCATGGGGAAGGCAAAGTCACTGCTGCCCTGTCTTGAAAGGGCCCAGAGGCAGAACGGGCTGCTGGAACCCTTGTGGCAGAGTGACTCAGTGACCCACACGGGCCCGCAGTGATGGCGCAGAGAACACGGTGTTTAGGATTCAGTTAACTCTCAGACGGGTGCAGATGCCTGCTCATCTTGTAGTGggtccctccctgcccccagggaGCCAGACAAGGGTGTGCTCCTTGAAGCCCACTTGAGTTTCACCCTATCACGAACTCTGCATGCCCCTTTCATTTGTGGAGATGGGTGTGGAGCCTGGGTGTGCCCCACTTGTCCTCTGAGCCCCGGCTGGCCACACAACCCCAGGTGGAGAGCCTGGGACTGCTGAATCAGACAAGGTGGGTTTTGCTGGTACCAAGTGAGGTCCAAAGTTGGGTGCTCAGACCTGCTGCACTGGCTGAGGCTGGCTAGGAGATGGACAGAGGCCCCGCTGTCCGTCTACCTCAGATAGCAGCACTGGGGCTGGGCTTCAGCCTGTGAGTCTCCAGGATCCGATGCCCATTGATGCTCGTTGTACGGCTCAGCCGGCACTCACCACAGTGTCTGGCAAATACTCGGTGCACAATTCATTCGTTCAAATTAGGGCCAAGTGTCAGGCATGGGTGAACATACCATGGGTGCTAAACATGGGGGTACCACCCTGTAaccccaggaggctgaggcaggaggattgcgagttcaaggccagccttggctacagagtgaggctctgtctccaaaacaaaaaacccaaacaaatacaatgaacagactaaaaagggtggggggggggactaagcaaagcaaaaaccaacacacagaaaaggaagttCCAGGGATGTGGGGTGAGCAAGGctgttgtattttaaataaatgatttcttttatattccATGCCTCATTTTCTTCAACTGTAAAGCAGGTTTGATAAAAAGCCCACTCTCTCTGGGCattgatggcacacgcctttagtcccagccctccggaggcagaggcaggcggatctctgtgagtttgaggccagcctgatctacaaagtgagttccaggacagcaaggacagagaaaccctgtcttgaaaaaccaaaacaaacaaaaaaacctctcgTCTAGAATtaaagatggtggtggtgcacacccttaatcctgcCCCTCAGACTCCCGAGGTAAGAGaactagaggccagcctggtctacagagcgagttctaggacagtcagggtggcacagagaaactgtattttgAAAAACATAGTCTCTCCCTTGGGGCTGActagatggcttggtgggtaaggtGCCTGTTTCCCAAGGGTGAAGGCTTGAGTTTGGGTCCTCAGCggccatgtaaaaagccaggcatagcagGCCActtttgtaatcccaacactgggtgcagagacaagagggtccctggggctct
Protein-coding sequences here:
- the LOC101987966 gene encoding protein-arginine deiminase type-1, which produces MAPQRAVQLSLKKPTHAMCVVGVETLVNVYSDVPKGANTFGVSGSSEVKIYMVYDPARVAEPTGRAHWPLDANVDVVVVADKVSKDLNDLKVKVSYFESPEARALGHSVLYLTSVDVSLDADTGRTGKVKKGSSDKKTWRWGSGGSGAILLVNCDRDVRGSREDLHASHLRSLEDLQDMSPMVLSCGGPDELFESHKLVLKVSLPDSRRLRVFCARGGTSLSNYKQVLGPHHEVYEVERHPGESDIQFYVEGLAFPDTSFSGLISLSISLVSTEALSEVSLFTDSVTFRVAPWIMTPNTQPPLELYVCSVTDVHGRNDKFLEDMAHLALKANCKLVVCPRVDNHNDRWIQDEMEFGYIEAPHKSFPVVFDSPRNRGLRDFALKKILGPDFGYVTREIQYAGASGLDSFGNLDVSPPVRVGNKEYPLGRILIGGNFPKSSGRRMARVVRDFLQAQQVQAPVELYSDWLSVGHVDEFLSFVPTSDQKGFRLLLASPSACLQLFQELKEKGYGEAAQFDGLKHKTKRSINDILADKHLRRDSVHVQKCIDWNRDVLKRELGLSESDIVDIPQLFFLKGAYAEAFFPDMVNMVVLGKYLGIPKPFGPLINGRCCLEEKVRSLLEPLGLHCVFIDDFLSYHQLLGEIHCGTNVRRKPFSFRWWNSVL